From one Pseudomonas fluorescens genomic stretch:
- a CDS encoding PA2817 family protein: MATDRLEYHLALLTHLRTILVALGEAEQVPEESHALFLERFDDLMLQLPVDPESTYLGQDLMCQVIQRYPQVAHLVPRDLLWFFGGDCLHFMPENELGMYQELEERRFEAEQNDEPFDWNQEKKLLSMSDDDSKH, translated from the coding sequence ATGGCTACCGATCGCCTGGAATATCATCTCGCCCTGCTTACCCACCTGCGCACCATTCTGGTTGCCTTGGGCGAAGCCGAGCAGGTGCCGGAAGAAAGCCACGCGCTGTTTCTGGAACGCTTCGACGACCTGATGCTGCAACTGCCCGTCGACCCGGAAAGCACTTATCTTGGCCAGGACCTGATGTGCCAGGTCATCCAGCGCTATCCACAGGTCGCGCACCTGGTACCACGCGACCTGCTGTGGTTCTTTGGCGGCGACTGCCTGCACTTCATGCCGGAGAACGAGCTGGGCATGTACCAGGAACTGGAAGAGCGCCGCTTCGAAGCCGAACAGAATGACGAGCCCTTCGACTGGAATCAGGAAAAAAAGTTGCTGAGCATGTCGGACGACGACAGCAAACACTAA
- a CDS encoding response regulator, which yields MLAQRTECETGSGLMDIKFTNRLSYKQARLTVLVGFILGTLLSLIQIGIDYASEDASINREMQALLQISHNPASRIAYNIDAELAQELTRGLLQSPAITRAWLIDNNESVLADVQRPRQESSYRLISDFLFGESRQFQDRLFLSHMPDESLGTLYLDVDTFAFGSRFLKRAEVTLLNGFMRSLILTGILLGLFYIMLTQPLVRVISALSNSDSRNPAQSKLSFPPGHEHDEIGVLVKVANQQFVSMATEIQQRRNAENRLTDYLNELENIVSARTNELKASNTRLSQSNEELEDARRRALDMAQARAAFLANMSHEIRTPLNGLLGMIALSLDSPLNAEQRQQLSIAHDSGKVLVELLNDILDLSKFDAGQLELERIPFDLGALVEDTANLLSQNAAPSVELTCLIDPQFPSMVLGDPTRVRQIVSNLLSNALKFTRFGRVDVRLSSYPGGVHLDVCDTGIGIPSEAQVRIFQPFTQAGAGITRQYGGTGLGLALTNNLCEAMQGRLSISSEAGFGSQFSAELPLPSHTPAVPAQPLHGSVAAISSASSGLAELLQTLLPGWGLEYQRYDHPAQLGQAKPDLLITDDLDCLFSLRPQISAPILLVTAYGNFLPGEQAAHLAPLQQQARPLARNALYQTLRRTLHGSDNVNQSPLGGAQQSERRARILLVEDNPVNQLVAKGMLAKLGCEVSVAAHGADALEQLEQAAFDLVLMDCNMPVMDGYEASRRIRQSGHWPDLPIVALTANAMPEERERCRAAGMSDYLAKPFRREELLALIDHWVPLTAT from the coding sequence ATGCTTGCGCAGCGCACGGAATGTGAAACTGGCTCGGGACTCATGGATATCAAGTTCACCAATCGCCTGTCCTACAAGCAAGCCCGGCTGACGGTCCTGGTCGGCTTCATCCTGGGTACATTGCTCAGTCTCATCCAGATCGGTATCGATTATGCCAGTGAAGACGCCTCTATCAACCGCGAGATGCAGGCGCTGCTGCAAATCAGCCACAACCCCGCCTCACGCATCGCCTACAACATCGATGCCGAGCTTGCCCAGGAGCTGACCCGTGGCCTGCTGCAATCGCCGGCGATTACCCGCGCCTGGCTGATCGACAACAACGAATCCGTACTCGCCGATGTTCAGCGCCCGCGTCAGGAAAGCAGCTACCGATTGATCAGCGATTTCCTCTTCGGTGAATCGCGCCAGTTCCAGGACCGGCTGTTTCTCAGCCACATGCCCGACGAATCCCTGGGCACCCTGTACCTGGACGTCGATACTTTCGCCTTCGGCAGCCGCTTTCTCAAGCGCGCCGAGGTCACCCTGCTCAATGGCTTCATGCGCAGCCTGATCCTGACCGGGATTCTGCTCGGCCTGTTCTACATCATGCTGACCCAGCCGCTGGTACGGGTGATCAGCGCCCTGAGCAACAGCGACTCGCGTAATCCGGCGCAATCAAAACTGTCGTTTCCGCCGGGCCACGAGCACGACGAGATCGGCGTGCTGGTCAAGGTCGCCAACCAGCAGTTCGTCAGCATGGCCACCGAGATCCAGCAACGGCGCAACGCCGAAAACCGCCTGACCGATTACCTCAACGAACTGGAGAACATCGTTTCGGCGCGTACCAACGAACTCAAGGCCAGCAACACCCGCCTCAGCCAGTCCAATGAAGAGCTCGAAGACGCCCGGCGCCGCGCTCTGGACATGGCCCAGGCCCGCGCAGCCTTCCTGGCCAACATGAGCCACGAGATTCGCACGCCGCTCAATGGCCTGCTGGGCATGATTGCCCTGTCTCTGGACAGCCCGCTCAATGCCGAACAACGCCAGCAGCTGTCGATCGCCCACGACTCGGGCAAGGTGCTGGTCGAGTTGCTCAACGATATTCTCGACCTGTCCAAGTTCGATGCCGGGCAACTGGAGCTCGAACGCATCCCCTTCGACCTTGGCGCCCTGGTCGAAGACACCGCCAACTTGCTGTCGCAGAACGCCGCGCCGAGTGTCGAGCTGACCTGCCTGATCGATCCGCAGTTTCCCTCGATGGTGCTCGGCGACCCGACCCGGGTACGGCAGATCGTCAGCAACCTGCTGTCCAATGCCCTGAAGTTCACCCGCTTCGGGCGTGTCGATGTGCGCCTGAGCAGCTACCCCGGCGGCGTTCACCTGGACGTCTGCGACACCGGCATCGGCATCCCCAGTGAGGCTCAGGTGCGGATCTTCCAGCCCTTCACCCAGGCCGGTGCCGGCATCACTCGCCAGTATGGAGGGACTGGCCTGGGGCTGGCGCTGACCAACAACCTCTGCGAAGCCATGCAGGGGCGCCTGAGCATCAGTTCCGAAGCCGGCTTCGGTAGCCAGTTCAGCGCCGAACTGCCATTGCCCAGTCATACCCCGGCAGTCCCTGCGCAACCATTGCATGGCAGCGTTGCAGCCATCAGCAGTGCCAGCAGTGGCCTGGCCGAACTGTTGCAGACGCTACTGCCCGGCTGGGGCCTGGAATACCAACGCTATGACCACCCGGCGCAGCTCGGACAAGCCAAGCCGGACCTGCTGATCACCGACGACCTGGACTGCCTGTTCAGCCTGCGCCCGCAGATCAGCGCACCGATTCTGCTGGTGACCGCCTATGGCAACTTCCTGCCCGGCGAACAGGCCGCCCATCTGGCACCGCTGCAGCAGCAGGCGCGGCCGCTGGCGCGCAACGCCCTGTACCAGACACTGCGGCGTACCCTGCATGGCAGCGACAACGTCAACCAGTCACCGTTGGGCGGCGCTCAACAAAGCGAACGGCGCGCGCGCATCCTGCTGGTTGAAGACAACCCGGTGAACCAGTTGGTGGCCAAGGGCATGCTGGCCAAGCTCGGTTGCGAGGTCAGCGTTGCCGCCCATGGCGCCGACGCCCTCGAACAGCTGGAGCAGGCAGCCTTCGACCTGGTGCTGATGGATTGCAACATGCCGGTGATGGACGGCTACGAAGCCAGCCGGCGGATCCGCCAGAGCGGGCACTGGCCCGACCTGCCAATCGTCGCCCTGACCGCCAACGCCATGCCCGAAGAGCGCGAGCGTTGCCGGGCAGCCGGAATGAGCGACTACCTGGCCAAACCGTTTCGCCGCGAAGAGCTGCTGGCGCTAATCGATCACTGGGTGCCGCTGACCGCTACCTGA
- the msrB gene encoding peptide-methionine (R)-S-oxide reductase MsrB, with product MEKLEKTLEEWRAMLDPEQYNVCRLKGTERPFSGKYNGTKTDGVYHCICCNEALFDSNAKFDSGCGWPSFYAPIADSAMIEIRDTSHGMIRTEVTCAKCAAHLGHVFPDGPPPTGLRYCINSVCLDLVPR from the coding sequence ATGGAAAAACTCGAGAAAACCCTGGAAGAATGGCGTGCCATGCTCGACCCCGAGCAGTACAACGTGTGCCGCCTGAAGGGCACCGAGCGGCCGTTCAGTGGCAAGTACAATGGCACCAAGACCGACGGCGTCTACCATTGCATCTGCTGTAACGAAGCGCTGTTCGATTCGAACGCCAAATTTGATTCCGGCTGCGGCTGGCCAAGCTTCTATGCGCCGATTGCCGACAGCGCGATGATCGAAATCCGCGATACCTCCCACGGCATGATCCGTACTGAGGTCACCTGCGCCAAGTGCGCCGCTCACCTGGGCCATGTATTTCCCGACGGTCCGCCGCCGACCGGGCTACGCTACTGCATCAACTCGGTCTGCCTGGACCTGGTTCCACGCTGA
- a CDS encoding pyridoxal phosphate-dependent aminotransferase, translating into MQVSKSNKLANVCYDIRGPVLKHAKRLEEEGHRILKLNIGNPAPFGFEAPDEILQDVIRNLPTAQGYSDSKGLFSARKAVMQYYQQKQVEGVGIEDIYLGNGVSELIVMSMQALLNNGDEVLIPAPDYPLWTAAVSLAGGNPVHYLCDEQADWFPDLDDIKAKITSNTKALVIINPNNPTGAVYSRELLLGMLELARQHNLVVFSDEIYDKILYDEAVHICTASLAPDLLCLTFNGLSKSYRVAGFRSGWLAISGPKHHAQSYIEGIDMLANMRLCANVPSQHAIQTALGGYQSINDLVLPQGRLLEQRNRTWELLNSIPGVSCVKPMGALYAFPRIDPKVCPIHNDEKFVLDLLLSEKLLIVQGTAFNWPWPDHFRVVTLPRVDDLEQAIGRIGNFLKTYQQ; encoded by the coding sequence ATGCAGGTCAGCAAATCGAACAAGCTCGCCAATGTCTGCTATGACATTCGCGGCCCGGTGCTCAAGCACGCCAAACGCCTGGAAGAGGAAGGCCATCGCATCCTCAAGCTGAACATCGGCAACCCGGCACCCTTTGGTTTCGAGGCGCCGGACGAGATCCTCCAGGATGTAATCCGCAACCTGCCGACCGCTCAAGGCTACAGTGACTCGAAAGGCCTGTTCAGCGCGCGTAAGGCCGTGATGCAGTACTACCAGCAAAAGCAGGTAGAAGGTGTCGGCATCGAAGACATCTACCTGGGCAACGGCGTCTCCGAACTGATCGTGATGTCGATGCAGGCGCTGCTCAACAATGGCGATGAAGTGCTGATTCCGGCCCCGGACTACCCACTGTGGACCGCCGCAGTGAGCCTGGCCGGCGGTAACCCGGTGCACTACTTGTGCGATGAGCAGGCCGACTGGTTCCCGGACCTGGACGACATCAAGGCCAAGATCACCTCCAACACCAAGGCCCTGGTGATCATCAACCCGAACAACCCGACCGGTGCGGTGTACTCGCGCGAATTGCTGCTGGGCATGCTCGAGCTGGCCCGCCAGCACAACCTGGTGGTGTTCTCCGACGAGATCTACGACAAGATCCTCTATGACGAAGCCGTGCACATCTGCACCGCCTCGCTGGCCCCGGACCTGCTCTGCCTGACCTTCAACGGCCTGTCCAAGTCCTACCGAGTGGCGGGTTTCCGCTCCGGCTGGCTGGCCATCTCCGGGCCCAAGCATCACGCCCAAAGCTACATCGAAGGCATCGACATGCTGGCCAACATGCGTCTGTGTGCCAACGTGCCGAGCCAACACGCGATCCAGACGGCCCTGGGTGGTTATCAGAGCATCAACGACCTGGTGCTGCCACAAGGCCGCCTGCTGGAGCAGCGCAACCGCACCTGGGAACTGCTCAACAGTATTCCCGGAGTCAGCTGCGTCAAGCCGATGGGCGCGCTGTATGCGTTCCCGCGCATCGACCCGAAGGTCTGCCCGATCCACAACGACGAGAAGTTCGTCCTCGACCTGCTGCTTTCGGAAAAGCTGCTGATCGTCCAGGGCACCGCTTTCAACTGGCCGTGGCCTGACCACTTCCGCGTGGTGACCCTGCCACGGGTCGACGACCTCGAGCAGGCCATCGGCCGCATCGGAAACTTCCTGAAGACATATCAGCAGTAA
- a CDS encoding ATP-binding protein, with protein sequence MDSRLNAFLERAETVLARLEPLLPAVRANIDWSQCLAARWQRDGRSGYLLPLEVSLDMRLSDLIGVDQQREQLGRNTRQFLDGMPANHALLWGSRGTGKSSLVRALLAEHAEAGLRLIEIERDHLADLPRVVEQLQKLPQRFVLFCDDLSFEAGEGDYRVLKSVLDGSLEQAPDNVLLYATSNRRHLVPEKQSDNENWKMVDGELHPNEAVEDKIALSDRFGLWLSFYPFTQEHFLNVVEHWITQLAQRAGLDWRRDEQLDILAVRWATGRGNRNGRCAYQFARYWVGLKLLEQK encoded by the coding sequence GTGGACTCTCGTTTGAATGCTTTTCTGGAACGTGCCGAAACCGTACTCGCCCGCCTTGAACCTCTGTTGCCGGCGGTGCGTGCGAATATCGACTGGTCGCAATGCCTGGCAGCGCGCTGGCAGCGTGATGGTCGCAGTGGCTACCTGTTGCCGCTGGAGGTCAGCCTTGATATGCGCCTGTCCGATCTGATTGGCGTGGATCAGCAGCGCGAACAGTTGGGGCGCAACACCCGCCAGTTTCTCGATGGTATGCCGGCCAACCATGCGTTGCTCTGGGGCTCGCGGGGTACTGGCAAGTCATCGCTGGTGCGGGCATTGCTGGCCGAGCATGCCGAAGCCGGCCTGCGTCTGATCGAAATCGAGCGTGATCATCTGGCCGACCTGCCGCGGGTGGTCGAGCAACTGCAGAAACTGCCGCAACGTTTTGTGCTGTTTTGCGACGACCTCTCGTTCGAAGCCGGGGAGGGCGACTACCGGGTGCTCAAGAGCGTGCTCGATGGCTCGCTGGAGCAGGCGCCGGACAACGTGCTGCTATACGCCACCTCGAACCGTCGCCACCTGGTGCCGGAGAAACAAAGCGACAACGAAAACTGGAAGATGGTTGATGGCGAGCTGCACCCCAACGAGGCGGTGGAAGACAAGATTGCCCTGTCTGACCGCTTCGGCCTGTGGCTGTCGTTCTACCCCTTTACCCAGGAGCATTTCCTCAACGTGGTCGAGCACTGGATCACCCAGCTGGCGCAGCGCGCTGGCCTGGACTGGCGCCGCGATGAGCAACTGGACATTCTCGCCGTGCGCTGGGCGACCGGCCGCGGCAACCGTAACGGCCGCTGTGCCTACCAGTTCGCCCGCTACTGGGTCGGGCTGAAACTGTTGGAGCAAAAATAA
- a CDS encoding GAF domain-containing protein codes for MIDLNATGAGLEGYGLLAAQLEALLADERDFIANAAQFSAFLYSQVEDLNWAGFYLNRDEQLVLGPFQGQVACVRIPFGRGVCGAAAASRETQRVEDVHAFAGHIACDSASNSELVIPLVKEGRLIGVLDLDSPKLARFSEVDQVGLERLAAIFLRLTDC; via the coding sequence ATGATCGACCTCAACGCTACCGGCGCCGGCCTCGAGGGCTACGGCCTGCTGGCGGCACAGCTGGAAGCCCTGCTGGCCGATGAGCGCGACTTCATCGCCAACGCCGCGCAGTTTTCGGCGTTTCTCTATAGTCAGGTCGAAGACCTGAACTGGGCTGGCTTCTACCTCAATCGCGATGAGCAGTTGGTGCTTGGGCCCTTCCAGGGGCAAGTGGCCTGCGTGCGCATTCCCTTCGGCCGTGGTGTTTGCGGTGCGGCCGCGGCCAGCCGGGAAACCCAGCGGGTGGAAGATGTGCACGCGTTTGCCGGGCACATCGCCTGCGACAGTGCATCGAACAGTGAGCTGGTGATTCCACTGGTCAAGGAAGGGCGGCTGATTGGTGTGCTGGACCTGGACAGTCCGAAGCTGGCGCGTTTCAGTGAGGTGGACCAGGTAGGGCTGGAGCGTTTGGCGGCGATCTTTTTGCGTTTGACCGATTGCTAA
- a CDS encoding glutathione peroxidase, giving the protein MADAMLKIPCITLTGEQKALADYPAKALLVVNTASQCGFTPQYKGLEQLWQRYREQGLVVLGFPCNQFGKQEPGDAREIAQFCELNFGVSFPLFRKIEVNGDGAHPLFVELKKRAPGLFGSQGIKWNFTKFLLDPATGKVTRYAPSTKPDALSGSIEKLLR; this is encoded by the coding sequence ATGGCCGACGCAATGCTGAAGATTCCCTGCATTACCCTGACCGGTGAGCAAAAAGCCCTGGCCGATTACCCCGCCAAGGCACTACTGGTGGTCAACACCGCCAGCCAATGCGGTTTTACCCCGCAGTACAAGGGCCTGGAGCAGCTCTGGCAGCGTTATCGCGAGCAGGGGCTGGTGGTGCTGGGCTTTCCCTGCAACCAGTTCGGCAAGCAGGAGCCGGGCGATGCGCGCGAAATTGCGCAGTTCTGCGAGCTGAATTTCGGCGTCAGCTTCCCGCTGTTTCGCAAGATCGAGGTCAATGGCGACGGCGCTCATCCGCTGTTTGTCGAGCTGAAAAAGCGTGCCCCCGGCTTGTTCGGCTCGCAAGGGATCAAGTGGAACTTCACCAAGTTCCTGCTCGATCCGGCCACCGGCAAGGTCACCCGCTATGCGCCGAGCACCAAACCGGATGCCTTGAGCGGATCGATCGAAAAACTGCTCAGGTAG